The Sporosarcina sp. 6E9 genome segment GATTCACAACATTTTCCCGCAATTGTCACTTTATCATTATGTAGTTCAGTCATTCGATTTGCGGAGACAGCCGTGTATTCCGCCCCGTATAAAGCTGGTCTAATATTATCTGACATGCCACCGTCGACTGCAACATATTTGCGAACTCCTGGAATTGTTTTAGTACTTCCAACAGTGTATAACGTTGTCCCAGCATCGCCGACTAGTGATCTTCCTGGTTCAATCCATATTTCGGGAATTGGGTAATTAAATGTACGCGTCATCGATAATACCACATTTGCCATTTCTTCAACATATTCGGACGGGTTCAACGGATTGTCTTTTTCCGTATAACGTATCCCGAACCCTCCGCCTAAATTCAGTACTCGGCATATAAAGTCATCATTATCACGCCACGAAACCATTTTATTAATTAAGACTTCCGCTGCAAAGCGAAAAGCATCCGTTTCAAAGATTTGAGACCCAATATGACAATGCATTCCTAGAACTGTAATAAATGAATGATTGTTCAATTGACGAAATGCTTCATCAGCTTGTCCATTTTTCAAGTCAAAACCAAACTTCGAATCTTCTTGCCCTGTCGTAATATAATCATGTGTGTGCGCCTCGATACCCGGTGTCACACGAATAAGGACATCCATTTTCTGTTTTCTAGACTCAGCAATCTCTTTAATAATCGAGATTTCCAAAAAATTGTCTACAACGATGCAACCAATTTTTTCATCAAAAGCATATTCAATTTCGCTATAACTTTTATTAT includes the following:
- the lysA gene encoding diaminopimelate decarboxylase, with product MHLYGTQSINDRGHLEIGGVDTVDLANTHGTPLIVYDIKLFRERARAFKKTFQAAGINAQVAYASKAFSSIAIYEVAKQEGLSLDVVSGGELYTAVQADFPRERIHFHGNNKSYSEIEYAFDEKIGCIVVDNFLEISIIKEIAESRKQKMDVLIRVTPGIEAHTHDYITTGQEDSKFGFDLKNGQADEAFRQLNNHSFITVLGMHCHIGSQIFETDAFRFAAEVLINKMVSWRDNDDFICRVLNLGGGFGIRYTEKDNPLNPSEYVEEMANVVLSMTRTFNYPIPEIWIEPGRSLVGDAGTTLYTVGSTKTIPGVRKYVAVDGGMSDNIRPALYGAEYTAVSANRMTELHNDKVTIAGKCCESGDKLIEEATIALAIEGDIIATFCTGAYSYSMSSNYNRLPRPAIVFVENGEEQLVVRRETYEDIIRLDLPLQKVKRGGKI